The following coding sequences lie in one Camelus bactrianus isolate YW-2024 breed Bactrian camel chromosome 8, ASM4877302v1, whole genome shotgun sequence genomic window:
- the RWDD2A gene encoding RWD domain-containing protein 2A isoform X2, with the protein MTRKGEVKLEDVNVLTNIKRYLEGTREALPPKIEFVITLQIEEPKVQIDLQVTMPHSYPYAALQLFGRSSELDRQQQLLLNKGLTSYLGTFDPGELCVCAAIQWLQDNSASYFLNRKLVYEPSTQAKPVKNTFLRMWIYSHHIYQQDLRKKILEVGKRLEVTGFCMTGKPGIICVEGFKDHCEEFWHTIRYPNWKHISCKHTESTETEGSGEDLRLFHSFEELLLEAHGDYGLRNDYHMNLGQFLEFLKKHKSEHVFQILFGIESKSSDS; encoded by the exons ATGACCAGGAAGG GAGAAGTAAAACTTGAAGATGTGAATGTTCTGACGAATATAAAGAGATACTTGGAAGGGACCAGAGAGGCGCTGCCACCAAAAATCGAATTTGTGATTACACTCCAGATCGAGGAGCCCAAG GTGCAAATTGATTTGCAAGTAACCATGCCTCACAGCTACCCCTACGCAGCACTGCAGCTGTTTGGACGATCATCTGAACTTGACAGACAACAGCAGCTGCTTCTCAACAAAGGTCTCACTTCTTACCTAGGGACTTTTGATCCAGGTGAGCTCTGCGTCTGCGCAGCCATCCAGTGGTTACAGGATAACAGTGCCTCCTATTTCCTGAACAGAAAGCTCGTGTACGAACCATCTACGCAAGCCAAGCCAGTCAAGAACACATTCCTCCGGATGTGGATCTACAGTCACCACATATACCAGCAGGACCTAAGGAAAAAGATTCTGGAAGTTGGGAAAAGGTTAGAGGTGACAGGATTTTGCATGACAGGAAAGCCTGGCATCATCTGTGTGGAGGGCTTCAAAGATCACTGTGAGGAGTTCTGGCACACAATCAGGTACCCCAACTGGAAACACATCTCCTGCAAGCACACTGAGAGCACGGAAAccgagggaagtggggaggaccTGCGCCTCTTCCATTCTTTTGAGGAATTACTCCTGGAGGCCCATGGTGACTACGGATTAAGGAATGACTATCACATGAATCTCGGCCAGTTCTTAGAGTTTCTCAAAAAACACAAAAGTGAGCATGTTTTCCAGATATTATTTGGTATTGAAAGCAAAAGTTCTGACTCCTAG
- the RWDD2A gene encoding RWD domain-containing protein 2A isoform X1 — protein MSASMKECLQLQLLEMEMLFSMFPNQGEVKLEDVNVLTNIKRYLEGTREALPPKIEFVITLQIEEPKVQIDLQVTMPHSYPYAALQLFGRSSELDRQQQLLLNKGLTSYLGTFDPGELCVCAAIQWLQDNSASYFLNRKLVYEPSTQAKPVKNTFLRMWIYSHHIYQQDLRKKILEVGKRLEVTGFCMTGKPGIICVEGFKDHCEEFWHTIRYPNWKHISCKHTESTETEGSGEDLRLFHSFEELLLEAHGDYGLRNDYHMNLGQFLEFLKKHKSEHVFQILFGIESKSSDS, from the exons ATGTCTGCTTCAATGAAAGAATGTCTTCAGCTTCAGCTGCTGGAGATGGAAATGCTGTTTTCTATGTTTCCTAACCAAGGAGAAGTAAAACTTGAAGATGTGAATGTTCTGACGAATATAAAGAGATACTTGGAAGGGACCAGAGAGGCGCTGCCACCAAAAATCGAATTTGTGATTACACTCCAGATCGAGGAGCCCAAG GTGCAAATTGATTTGCAAGTAACCATGCCTCACAGCTACCCCTACGCAGCACTGCAGCTGTTTGGACGATCATCTGAACTTGACAGACAACAGCAGCTGCTTCTCAACAAAGGTCTCACTTCTTACCTAGGGACTTTTGATCCAGGTGAGCTCTGCGTCTGCGCAGCCATCCAGTGGTTACAGGATAACAGTGCCTCCTATTTCCTGAACAGAAAGCTCGTGTACGAACCATCTACGCAAGCCAAGCCAGTCAAGAACACATTCCTCCGGATGTGGATCTACAGTCACCACATATACCAGCAGGACCTAAGGAAAAAGATTCTGGAAGTTGGGAAAAGGTTAGAGGTGACAGGATTTTGCATGACAGGAAAGCCTGGCATCATCTGTGTGGAGGGCTTCAAAGATCACTGTGAGGAGTTCTGGCACACAATCAGGTACCCCAACTGGAAACACATCTCCTGCAAGCACACTGAGAGCACGGAAAccgagggaagtggggaggaccTGCGCCTCTTCCATTCTTTTGAGGAATTACTCCTGGAGGCCCATGGTGACTACGGATTAAGGAATGACTATCACATGAATCTCGGCCAGTTCTTAGAGTTTCTCAAAAAACACAAAAGTGAGCATGTTTTCCAGATATTATTTGGTATTGAAAGCAAAAGTTCTGACTCCTAG